A stretch of Paenibacillus peoriae DNA encodes these proteins:
- a CDS encoding NADase-type glycan-binding domain-containing protein encodes MNSRKRKKTAVWISKITLLVMIFSMLCGCIQSNEGQKVGQERNETYASVSQSKKPPPTKRAVNWLLFEAENENMPVDYLVDMDDPTGNTFIDTTDIIDRLYASEKEDFPRSELEIMRFSSDGKTIALSRYTHMIDYSAIFIYDLSTYKKLYEFNIPDREYVVISPDLSKCVYTNNGDFFQYNIQGRVTQKLSISNYTGSEEPIGYSVFSPDSSKLCIEDNGTLYIFDLMANKEVQRITVTKAMQVYQWLYNNKIVYRSYDDEKWYMLNLDDGKKRMLAEFSENPVLTLDNHRVAYLNSKGEMQQRDIPTGLPIKYSNVFHRIGYNVSPTQWIQTTTDLMKYRKSIPAQKIVASSTLPDQAGNSYAARNIMDGDASTAWCEGVKGDGIGEWIKIDFGSMQELKGFELINGLAKSSKAFQANNRVKRMKLEFSNGQTMMIDNDFISNEFLDNPIHTSFVKIMIEAVERGSKYNDTCMSEIRFF; translated from the coding sequence ATGAACAGTAGAAAACGGAAAAAAACTGCAGTATGGATAAGTAAAATTACGTTATTGGTCATGATCTTTTCCATGCTATGCGGGTGTATACAATCGAATGAGGGGCAAAAAGTAGGACAGGAGCGGAATGAAACTTATGCTTCTGTCTCTCAGTCCAAGAAACCTCCTCCAACAAAAAGGGCTGTAAATTGGTTGCTCTTTGAAGCGGAAAATGAAAACATGCCTGTGGACTATCTCGTTGATATGGATGATCCTACAGGCAATACGTTTATTGATACAACTGATATTATTGATCGGTTGTACGCAAGTGAGAAAGAGGATTTCCCTAGAAGTGAGCTGGAAATAATGCGATTTTCTAGTGACGGCAAGACTATAGCACTGAGCAGATATACACATATGATAGATTACAGTGCCATTTTTATTTATGACTTATCCACATATAAAAAGTTGTATGAATTTAATATACCTGATAGGGAATACGTCGTAATATCACCGGATTTAAGTAAATGTGTGTACACCAATAATGGAGATTTTTTTCAATACAATATTCAGGGACGAGTCACTCAAAAACTATCTATTTCCAACTATACTGGTTCGGAAGAACCTATTGGATATAGTGTGTTTTCTCCTGATAGTTCAAAATTATGTATTGAAGATAATGGTACTCTATATATTTTTGATCTGATGGCGAATAAAGAGGTTCAAAGAATCACAGTGACCAAGGCAATGCAGGTTTATCAGTGGCTTTATAATAATAAGATAGTTTACCGTTCCTATGATGACGAAAAGTGGTACATGTTGAATTTAGATGACGGAAAGAAGAGGATGTTGGCAGAATTCTCTGAGAACCCTGTTTTAACTTTAGATAACCACAGGGTTGCTTATTTGAACTCGAAGGGTGAAATGCAACAACGAGACATCCCAACAGGTCTGCCTATAAAATACTCCAATGTATTCCATAGGATAGGCTATAACGTGTCCCCTACACAATGGATACAAACTACAACGGATTTGATGAAATATCGGAAAAGCATTCCGGCACAGAAAATTGTTGCTTCATCTACACTTCCAGATCAGGCAGGGAACTCCTATGCTGCCCGTAACATCATGGATGGAGATGCGAGCACAGCCTGGTGCGAAGGGGTTAAGGGAGACGGGATCGGGGAGTGGATCAAAATTGATTTCGGCTCTATGCAAGAACTTAAGGGGTTTGAGCTTATTAATGGTTTAGCTAAGTCATCCAAAGCTTTCCAAGCAAATAATAGAGTTAAACGAATGAAACTAGAGTTTTCAAACGGGCAGACCATGATGATAGATAATGATTTTATAAGCAACGAATTTCTTGATAACCCCATTCATACCTCTTTCGTGAAAATAATGATTGAGGCCGTAGAGCGAGGAAGCAAATATAACGATACCTGTATGTCAGAGATACGATTCTTTTAG
- a CDS encoding DUF4280 domain-containing protein yields the protein MSESYVVDGAQIHCSYGSHTGRFSVSANRGISIGDKLQGNIQDFHPQTHIPSFGMCRSMHNPAVSSANKGNSGKIIPQSCKPSVSMPWLNGKKDVYVDQSPALMSCSTNLCMWCGKISFTTDGQE from the coding sequence ATGAGTGAGAGCTATGTAGTGGATGGGGCACAGATACATTGCAGCTATGGAAGTCATACAGGAAGATTTAGTGTTTCAGCTAACAGGGGAATTAGTATTGGTGACAAACTACAAGGGAATATTCAGGATTTTCATCCGCAGACGCATATCCCTTCTTTCGGAATGTGTCGTAGTATGCATAATCCTGCAGTCTCTTCTGCTAACAAAGGAAATTCCGGGAAAATCATTCCGCAGTCCTGCAAACCGAGCGTTTCTATGCCTTGGTTGAATGGAAAAAAGGATGTATACGTAGATCAATCTCCGGCTCTGATGAGCTGCTCCACGAACTTATGCATGTGGTGTGGAAAAATCTCGTTCACCACAGACGGGCAGGAATAG
- a CDS encoding MarR family winged helix-turn-helix transcriptional regulator, whose product MNFNFHNDSIRGVLRSFGHEDAEVDNIETFVTFARLANGIFREMDTDLTKLGASQGRIIVLSLLHCHSPHRMTPSELAEKADVTRGTMTGLIDGLERDGMIERVAHESDGRMVTVGLKEAGRELLSKIVPYYTKLIRSCMSEFTPQDHQMMKGLLGKMKGGFERSLPKC is encoded by the coding sequence ATGAACTTTAATTTTCATAATGACTCCATACGCGGGGTGCTGCGTAGCTTTGGACATGAGGATGCCGAAGTAGATAATATAGAGACTTTTGTGACATTTGCGCGCTTGGCTAACGGTATTTTCAGAGAAATGGATACAGATTTGACCAAGTTGGGGGCTTCTCAGGGTCGGATTATCGTGCTTAGCCTGTTGCATTGCCACTCGCCGCATCGCATGACACCGTCAGAGTTAGCGGAAAAAGCGGATGTCACGCGTGGAACCATGACGGGGTTGATCGACGGATTAGAGCGAGATGGAATGATAGAACGCGTGGCCCACGAGAGTGACGGACGGATGGTGACTGTCGGATTAAAAGAGGCAGGAAGAGAACTGTTAAGCAAGATAGTGCCTTATTATACGAAGTTGATCCGGTCGTGTATGTCTGAGTTTACGCCACAGGATCACCAGATGATGAAGGGTTTGCTGGGGAAAATGAAAGGCGGTTTTGAGCGGTCCTTGCCGAAATGCTGA
- a CDS encoding GAF domain-containing sensor histidine kinase, whose protein sequence is MTTSPTGFYNSIQEATAHVIDVLSDILHVNTIFITANDGITNVIVDSFNREEILVKKGDVLPFELSYCSLVLDHPADHLTISETTIHPHTCDLDVTKTIGNHSFTGIPIRMKNGQAYGTICILDAPSVHLTESELKALQAMAVFLGYVVELEKEKIDAEISALSKLDLISSLSNKIRFSLTEIWGATDLMLTTELTEEQQQYMSIMESSSRSLMTLLSNILDYSNIESRQIDDIEDPFDLRTMMENVLSLYTEVAAQRNLELKLDWNLTSSPIFIGDEAKIRRMLINLVDNAVKFTNTGTVTLSANTRSVTDAPEVELELKVKDTGIGISPNKLKLWLEHDRGYSPSYGNPGLGWQITKHLLKRMKGKMTGRSEPGSGTEITLQFTLKTYQESA, encoded by the coding sequence ATGACTACTTCACCTACAGGTTTTTATAATAGTATTCAAGAGGCTACCGCGCACGTCATTGATGTGTTGAGTGATATTTTACATGTAAACACCATTTTTATTACCGCTAATGATGGGATTACGAATGTAATCGTTGATTCATTTAACCGGGAAGAGATACTCGTTAAGAAAGGGGATGTGCTCCCTTTTGAGCTTAGCTATTGCAGTCTGGTGTTGGATCATCCTGCGGATCACCTCACGATTTCAGAAACGACTATTCACCCGCACACATGCGACTTAGATGTGACTAAAACTATCGGAAACCACTCATTTACAGGAATCCCTATTCGCATGAAAAATGGTCAGGCTTACGGAACCATTTGTATCTTGGACGCACCATCTGTACATTTGACAGAATCCGAACTGAAGGCCCTACAGGCTATGGCTGTATTTCTGGGTTATGTGGTGGAACTGGAGAAAGAAAAGATAGATGCTGAGATCTCTGCCCTGAGCAAGCTGGATTTGATCTCTTCCCTGAGTAATAAAATTCGGTTTTCGCTAACCGAAATATGGGGAGCCACCGACCTCATGCTGACGACAGAGTTAACAGAGGAACAACAGCAATATATGAGCATCATGGAGTCGAGCAGTCGCTCGCTTATGACGTTGTTGAGTAATATTTTGGATTACAGCAATATAGAGTCCAGGCAGATCGATGATATTGAAGATCCGTTTGATCTGAGAACGATGATGGAAAATGTATTGAGTCTGTATACAGAGGTAGCCGCACAGCGGAATCTAGAGTTGAAGCTTGACTGGAATCTCACCAGCTCGCCTATTTTTATCGGGGATGAGGCTAAAATTCGCCGTATGTTGATTAATTTGGTAGATAATGCAGTGAAGTTTACAAACACAGGAACCGTCACTTTATCTGCAAACACCCGATCTGTGACCGATGCACCTGAGGTTGAACTGGAATTAAAGGTTAAGGATACTGGAATCGGTATATCTCCGAATAAATTGAAATTGTGGCTTGAACATGACCGTGGGTACTCCCCCTCATATGGTAATCCAGGCTTGGGTTGGCAGATTACCAAACATCTATTAAAACGAATGAAGGGTAAGATGACAGGGAGGAGTGAACCTGGTAGCGGGACGGAGATAACGCTCCAATTCACCCTGAAAACATACCAGGAGTCAGCCTAA
- a CDS encoding NADase-type glycan-binding domain-containing protein, producing MNFIKIILIVTFVAIISACSGFKGEEAFSSPHPQEISSHRVTQDNRNVTEKEARWLLNGEEDPYPTQFLTNLDDPTGKTYIRIDDLVDAMQTKEERIKYRGSQVTVSRVSNDGSRMAIVRTISDVEEGGEKHILEVYDLNSGKKESEFELPSTSYPVVSPDLSKYLYELNGQVYLYDAVKRKMTKIDIGKRKIDLGIISSGLFSPDGTRFCFEENDQPGIIMLNLSGISGVKRLLTGSMVSLLQWDQEDKLIYTISEEDDNYTKDVYSFDIESGEKRWITKSTAPFILSPDQKLALSAEYEASKMYLVHLSDGRKEDISSFTKNQGIRTAPIQWIEAKTNYMKYSNKVKVKRITASSTLPDQGIRSFNVDNLTDGNYSTSWCEGTKGGGVGETVTIDLGSTQEVRGIDITDNFMWVNNKYLDVSKIKKMKLDFSNGQSEVFEGSGARFKFDEPIRTSFVKITILEVKKGADFPNTCIGELKLL from the coding sequence GTGAATTTTATAAAAATCATATTGATTGTTACTTTTGTAGCCATTATATCGGCATGTAGTGGGTTTAAAGGAGAGGAAGCTTTCTCGTCTCCTCACCCCCAAGAAATATCATCACACAGGGTCACACAAGATAATAGAAATGTTACTGAAAAAGAAGCACGGTGGCTTTTAAATGGAGAAGAAGACCCATATCCGACTCAATTTTTGACCAATTTAGATGATCCTACAGGGAAGACCTATATACGAATCGATGACTTGGTAGATGCGATGCAAACTAAAGAAGAGCGAATAAAATATCGCGGCTCCCAAGTAACTGTCAGTAGAGTATCAAATGATGGAAGTCGAATGGCGATCGTAAGGACAATCTCTGATGTGGAAGAAGGGGGCGAAAAACACATTCTTGAGGTATATGATCTGAACTCAGGAAAAAAAGAGTCCGAGTTTGAACTGCCTTCAACGTCTTACCCTGTAGTCTCTCCTGATTTAAGTAAATATCTTTATGAGTTGAATGGGCAAGTGTATTTATATGATGCAGTAAAGAGGAAAATGACAAAAATAGACATTGGGAAACGTAAAATAGATTTAGGTATCATTAGTTCAGGATTATTTTCTCCAGATGGCACTAGATTCTGTTTTGAGGAAAATGACCAACCAGGCATCATTATGCTGAATCTGTCCGGTATTAGTGGAGTAAAACGTTTACTTACAGGGTCTATGGTTTCGCTTTTGCAATGGGATCAAGAAGATAAATTAATTTATACAATTTCTGAAGAGGACGACAATTACACAAAAGATGTCTATTCATTTGATATAGAGAGCGGAGAAAAAAGGTGGATAACTAAAAGTACGGCACCATTTATACTATCCCCTGATCAAAAATTGGCGCTGTCCGCAGAATACGAAGCATCAAAAATGTATCTGGTTCATCTGAGCGATGGAAGAAAGGAGGATATATCCTCTTTTACTAAAAACCAAGGAATACGCACGGCTCCAATACAGTGGATCGAAGCAAAAACCAATTATATGAAGTATAGCAACAAGGTTAAAGTGAAAAGAATTACTGCCTCTTCTACGCTACCTGATCAGGGTATTCGTTCTTTTAATGTGGACAATTTAACGGATGGAAATTATTCAACCTCTTGGTGTGAAGGAACCAAGGGGGGCGGAGTAGGGGAAACGGTAACTATAGATTTGGGTTCAACTCAAGAGGTGAGAGGTATAGATATAACCGATAACTTCATGTGGGTTAATAATAAGTATTTAGACGTAAGTAAAATCAAAAAAATGAAACTTGATTTTTCGAATGGGCAATCTGAAGTGTTTGAGGGCAGTGGGGCACGTTTCAAATTTGATGAACCTATACGGACTTCTTTCGTTAAGATTACCATCCTGGAAGTGAAAAAAGGCGCGGACTTCCCAAATACATGTATAGGTGAGCTGAAGTTATTGTGA
- a CDS encoding pentapeptide repeat-containing protein — protein sequence MFFYTDEVYEDRDFGSMDAREGEWKNCEFTRCRFRGVEMNESLVEGCTFVDCDFTGAILNASHYKESAFTNCLFTSANLFVVRFDNCKLVGSDFAGANMDGITITGGDWSYTNLRHADLRKQDLRKIRFKEADLSECNLEKADLREADLSRVRLHKAHLQGTDLRGAKMDGVNFKDLDITGAKLDIEQAVAVARSYGAKVEG from the coding sequence ATGTTCTTTTATACAGATGAGGTCTATGAAGACCGTGATTTTGGATCAATGGATGCCAGAGAAGGCGAGTGGAAAAATTGCGAGTTTACCCGATGTCGTTTTCGGGGTGTGGAGATGAATGAATCCCTCGTGGAAGGCTGTACTTTTGTGGACTGTGATTTTACCGGAGCCATTCTGAATGCATCTCACTACAAGGAGTCGGCTTTTACCAATTGTTTGTTCACCAGCGCCAATCTGTTTGTAGTCCGGTTTGATAACTGCAAGCTGGTAGGTTCAGATTTTGCGGGGGCGAATATGGATGGTATCACAATTACGGGCGGAGATTGGTCTTATACGAATTTGCGTCATGCAGATTTAAGAAAACAAGATTTGCGAAAAATACGATTCAAGGAAGCCGACTTATCCGAATGCAATTTGGAAAAAGCAGATTTACGAGAGGCGGATCTTAGCCGGGTAAGACTGCACAAAGCCCATCTTCAAGGAACAGACCTGCGCGGTGCGAAGATGGATGGTGTGAATTTTAAAGATCTGGACATCACCGGAGCCAAGTTGGATATCGAGCAGGCAGTAGCGGTGGCCCGCTCCTATGGAGCCAAGGTAGAAGGCTAA
- a CDS encoding DUF4163 domain-containing protein, protein MNYLKYGQASCVLLLLISCVALNGCMKEQNSPATKTNHALSLQNEDKTISYSKKLDTLVKKLHIVNDENKDSDTRQNKLEEFTQELNSLLNEPGSVEMKDEELVEKFDNNLTILTKSFPLKSGQLNVRVMNYRAPKTVTGTIGDKYTFIQWWSTKQLVHAQMLEDGGPELTTDFVVRDSDKGIQLLLGGYVSIYHPDPVFVALWEFSGEKWTQKEIVTDKIKLPDAWELNEDIDELILENRQHDSMSIEVLDHGDGFFINSDDSEQNLIIEFSKSGEVRIDSEYSTALNTHSERQSFELIQEEYSKNGIVIKYPQIIKLKDIAKQKSLNKILKADALEGLQNYADSNAGVHVEIDYEIKRENERFLSVQYTGIHYVKDAAYPTHMFYTTNLDMKQASRIRLRDLVKVEKPFIELIKSGKITAVQPEQQGLIGDFTKDDLIQLLTNADVTKGSLAEVEMESFSYFTNDSLGMSVPMAHVVGDHAEYEIRFAQIPENIRQNEELWSELSSVEDQSVSTVGGEKLNTDQYEIEESQSFQTTFEGFGKVRFVSTYGYPEGFRKFFFFLLDDQGHILYPFPDFYGNREWVARYGGVEAVAFKDVNKDGLKDVIIIADVDNGIHGPGRVDQFPIADIYFQKKNKTFTTLPALDQALNDQGHNQTIKGVIQYVSKQRINVN, encoded by the coding sequence ATGAATTACTTGAAGTACGGGCAAGCTTCTTGCGTCCTATTACTACTCATTTCCTGTGTAGCGCTGAATGGATGCATGAAGGAACAAAATTCTCCAGCAACTAAAACAAATCATGCGCTTTCTCTCCAAAATGAAGATAAAACGATTTCCTATTCGAAAAAGCTGGACACGTTAGTGAAAAAACTTCATATAGTCAACGATGAAAATAAGGATTCTGATACCAGACAAAACAAGCTTGAGGAGTTCACACAGGAACTTAATTCGTTGTTAAATGAGCCTGGAAGTGTAGAGATGAAGGATGAAGAATTAGTAGAAAAGTTCGATAATAATCTCACTATCTTAACAAAATCGTTTCCGTTAAAAAGCGGGCAGCTAAACGTTAGGGTTATGAATTATAGAGCACCTAAAACGGTGACAGGTACGATCGGAGATAAATACACATTTATTCAGTGGTGGAGTACTAAGCAACTTGTACACGCCCAGATGCTTGAGGATGGCGGGCCAGAATTGACTACAGACTTTGTGGTCCGAGATTCAGACAAGGGAATACAGCTGTTGTTAGGGGGATATGTTTCAATATATCATCCAGATCCCGTATTTGTTGCGTTGTGGGAATTCTCCGGGGAAAAATGGACACAGAAAGAAATAGTAACAGATAAGATAAAGCTTCCGGATGCGTGGGAATTGAACGAGGATATAGATGAGCTTATTTTAGAGAATCGACAACATGATAGCATGAGTATCGAGGTTTTAGACCACGGCGATGGTTTCTTCATAAACAGTGATGATTCTGAACAAAACCTTATCATTGAGTTCTCCAAAAGTGGAGAAGTCCGTATTGATTCCGAATATAGCACTGCCTTGAATACTCATAGTGAACGGCAAAGCTTTGAACTCATTCAAGAGGAATATTCAAAAAATGGGATCGTGATTAAATACCCTCAAATTATAAAACTCAAGGATATTGCAAAGCAGAAATCTTTAAACAAAATTCTTAAGGCCGATGCTTTAGAAGGATTACAAAACTATGCGGATTCCAATGCTGGAGTCCATGTCGAAATTGATTATGAGATCAAACGAGAAAATGAACGATTCTTGAGTGTTCAATATACGGGTATTCATTATGTGAAGGACGCAGCCTATCCTACTCATATGTTTTATACGACGAACCTGGATATGAAGCAGGCTTCAAGAATAAGGTTGAGGGATCTGGTAAAGGTCGAGAAACCTTTTATTGAGCTTATAAAAAGCGGGAAGATTACAGCTGTTCAGCCGGAGCAACAAGGATTAATTGGTGATTTCACAAAAGATGATTTGATTCAATTGTTAACAAATGCGGATGTAACCAAAGGTTCGCTTGCGGAAGTAGAAATGGAATCGTTTAGTTATTTCACAAATGATTCATTGGGGATGAGTGTACCTATGGCACATGTGGTAGGGGACCATGCGGAGTATGAAATTCGTTTTGCACAAATTCCAGAGAATATTAGGCAAAATGAGGAACTATGGAGTGAGTTAAGTTCCGTTGAGGATCAGTCTGTTTCCACAGTTGGCGGTGAAAAGTTGAATACCGACCAATATGAAATTGAAGAGTCGCAGTCTTTTCAAACTACTTTCGAAGGCTTTGGGAAAGTGCGGTTTGTATCCACATATGGGTATCCGGAAGGTTTTCGTAAATTCTTTTTCTTCCTATTGGATGACCAAGGACATATTCTGTATCCATTCCCCGATTTCTACGGGAACCGTGAGTGGGTTGCACGTTACGGAGGAGTAGAAGCAGTGGCCTTCAAGGATGTGAATAAGGATGGATTAAAGGATGTTATCATCATTGCCGATGTTGACAACGGGATTCATGGGCCTGGTAGAGTTGACCAATTCCCTATAGCGGACATTTATTTTCAGAAAAAAAATAAAACCTTTACCACGCTCCCTGCATTAGATCAGGCTCTCAACGATCAGGGGCATAATCAAACCATTAAAGGTGTCATTCAATACGTAAGCAAACAACGGATAAACGTAAACTAA
- a CDS encoding contractile injection system protein, VgrG/Pvc8 family: MGYPIIKYNGTVLSLKNPKVKVVQKMNEHVKVFLTGVLTGAQMEEYTDHMEAGAKLVVSYVNDDQKQSVLFRGLVTQFRIKLVSNVAYLVVEALSYTSQLDEVLHRQSFQNVKMKVQALLEHVLKSYPKANCTSRLKDQLLQEFTMQYDETDWSFLKRIASRLGWGLIPDPIGEKPQFYFGLPDGVNQPELRQYNYSMTRKTKPGASKDDNLLYYKVQTTGARDVLLQIGAEVKFKGKALYVLQSVAFIRHSALWHEYVLTTADGMKQDLIVNEDIRGMSLKSKVIGIEQDHVKVFFYEMDKVKPNVKETFAFPTATFYTSEGNTGWYCMPELFDFVDIYFPTSKEKDAIVTHSIRKRSKGGDFIKDPSTKIFMTNYRKAIIFEKNEILITGNNDEVVIRLLDDHGIELRSKKDIRVKADGNLVFNAGNTIQVTAKDAIGLKCKTSLVEMDGNIKMTGEKIKTQ; this comes from the coding sequence ATGGGATATCCAATCATCAAGTATAATGGAACGGTTTTATCTCTTAAAAATCCAAAAGTTAAAGTTGTACAGAAAATGAATGAGCATGTGAAAGTCTTTTTGACAGGTGTGTTAACGGGTGCCCAAATGGAAGAGTACACAGATCATATGGAAGCAGGGGCGAAGTTAGTCGTTTCTTATGTGAATGATGATCAAAAGCAGAGTGTATTATTTAGGGGATTAGTCACGCAGTTCAGAATCAAGTTGGTGTCCAATGTAGCCTATTTGGTCGTCGAGGCCCTCTCCTATACAAGCCAGCTGGATGAAGTGCTTCATAGACAATCCTTTCAAAATGTGAAGATGAAGGTGCAGGCATTACTTGAACATGTACTCAAATCCTATCCCAAAGCCAATTGTACGAGCCGCTTAAAAGATCAGCTTTTACAGGAATTTACGATGCAATACGACGAAACGGACTGGTCGTTTCTAAAACGTATAGCGTCTCGGCTTGGTTGGGGACTAATACCTGATCCGATTGGTGAAAAACCTCAGTTTTATTTTGGATTGCCGGATGGCGTCAATCAGCCTGAGCTCAGGCAGTATAACTACTCCATGACGAGAAAAACCAAACCAGGAGCCAGCAAGGATGACAATCTTTTATATTATAAAGTGCAAACGACAGGGGCTAGAGATGTCCTGCTGCAAATTGGGGCGGAGGTTAAATTTAAAGGGAAAGCATTATACGTCCTGCAATCGGTTGCGTTTATACGACATAGTGCTTTGTGGCATGAATATGTGCTGACTACAGCGGATGGAATGAAACAGGATTTGATTGTAAATGAGGACATTCGGGGCATGTCATTGAAATCCAAGGTCATTGGAATCGAGCAGGATCATGTGAAGGTTTTCTTTTATGAAATGGATAAGGTCAAGCCTAACGTCAAGGAAACCTTCGCTTTTCCAACGGCTACATTTTATACATCGGAAGGGAATACGGGATGGTACTGCATGCCGGAGCTGTTTGATTTTGTAGATATCTACTTTCCGACCTCTAAAGAAAAAGACGCTATTGTGACCCACTCGATCAGAAAGAGATCCAAAGGCGGTGACTTTATTAAGGACCCGTCGACGAAGATCTTTATGACCAATTACCGCAAAGCTATTATTTTTGAGAAAAATGAAATTTTAATCACGGGGAACAACGATGAAGTGGTGATTCGACTGCTGGATGACCATGGAATTGAACTACGAAGCAAAAAGGATATCCGTGTAAAAGCAGACGGGAACCTGGTGTTCAATGCGGGTAATACAATACAGGTCACCGCGAAGGATGCTATCGGTTTAAAATGTAAAACGAGTTTGGTAGAAATGGATGGTAACATCAAAATGACTGGAGAAAAGATAAAGACGCAATAA
- a CDS encoding nucleoside hydrolase has protein sequence MSQTNVYFNHDGGVDDLVSLFMLLQMEQVHLTGVSVIPADGYLEPATDASRKIIDRFGQNKGPVEVAKSNSRGKNPFPAAWRLHSFYVDALPVLNESGRMEAPLSSLPAHQHLIEKVRGAEGKTLLLFTGPLTDLARALDEAPDIEAKIEKLVWMGGTFEKGNVEEPEHDGTAEWNVFWDPEAAYRVWQSGITIDLVALESTSKVPLTPAVRNRWAAERRYEGVDFLGNCYAGCPPLVYSETNSTYYLWDVLTTASVGRPDIVKKKTVHCSVIAEGPSQGRTVEQADGRPVNLVYDTDPEAFFTYMADLAKLAAPKRY, from the coding sequence ATGAGTCAGACAAACGTTTATTTTAATCATGATGGTGGAGTGGATGATCTAGTATCCCTTTTTATGCTGCTTCAGATGGAGCAGGTTCATTTGACCGGAGTATCGGTGATTCCAGCAGATGGTTACCTGGAGCCTGCGACAGATGCCAGCCGTAAAATTATTGATCGTTTTGGACAAAATAAAGGGCCTGTGGAAGTCGCAAAGTCTAATTCACGCGGTAAAAATCCGTTTCCTGCCGCTTGGCGTTTACATTCCTTCTATGTGGATGCATTACCCGTACTGAATGAATCGGGGCGTATGGAAGCACCGCTTTCATCCCTGCCAGCTCATCAGCATCTGATCGAAAAGGTACGCGGAGCTGAAGGTAAGACGCTGTTGCTATTCACTGGACCGCTAACCGATCTGGCGCGAGCGCTGGATGAAGCACCGGATATTGAAGCAAAGATTGAAAAGCTGGTATGGATGGGCGGCACCTTTGAAAAAGGGAATGTGGAAGAGCCGGAGCATGACGGCACAGCAGAGTGGAATGTATTCTGGGACCCAGAAGCGGCATATCGGGTGTGGCAAAGCGGCATCACGATTGATCTGGTAGCGCTGGAGAGCACAAGCAAAGTACCATTAACTCCAGCAGTACGCAATCGTTGGGCTGCCGAGCGCCGATATGAGGGCGTGGATTTCCTAGGCAACTGCTACGCGGGATGTCCGCCGCTCGTCTATAGCGAAACGAACTCAACCTACTACTTGTGGGATGTACTGACCACTGCATCCGTAGGACGCCCGGACATTGTCAAGAAAAAGACGGTGCATTGCAGCGTGATCGCAGAAGGGCCAAGTCAGGGCAGAACGGTGGAACAGGCGGATGGACGTCCTGTGAATCTGGTGTATGATACAGACCCGGAAGCCTTCTTTACGTATATGGCGGATTTGGCCAAGCTGGCTGCTCCCAAACGTTACTAA